From Pseudomonas arsenicoxydans:
CGAGAAAATCCAGCACCAGATGCTGATCGAGACCCAGCGCACGCTTGAGCACATGTTGCATGCCTGGCTGGTCCCAGACGTGGTCCTCGCTGACCCGTTGCAAGGTGTCGGCGTGCCAGCGATAAACCCGGCAATCGCCGACGTGGGCCAGGGTAAAGCGCCGGCCACGCATGACCAGGGCACTGACGGTGGTGAGCAACGGTTGCCCGCCGCCATTGGCCTGCAACCAGCGATTTTGCGCCAATAGCAGGCGATCCAGTGCCTGCGCGACACCCCAGGTTTCCGGGGTGGCGTAATAGTCCAGCGCCAGGGCCTGCAAGGTCGAGCGTGCGGCGAGACCGCCGTCGGCGCATTGGCTGACCCCGTCGGCGATGGCGAACAGGTAACCCTTGCTCGCCGCCAGCGCCGGGGCCGGCGTGACCAGGCGCAGGGCGTCCTGGTTTTCCGCGCGAGGACCGATGGCGCTCGCTTCGGCAAAGCTCAGTTGCAGGCTCATTAACGTCTCAGACCCGTGCAGCGGTCACTGCCGCCGAACCCCAAGTGGTTCTCCAGCGACGCTTCACGCCGTGCAGACCGAACCAGGCGAGGACACCGAGGCTGGCGAACAGCCACAAGGCCAATTGATAGCTGCCGGTGCTTTGCTTGATCGCGCCCATGCCCGCCGCCAGGGCGAATCCGCCAATGCCGCCGGCCATGCCGATCAAACCGGTCATTACGCCGATCTCACGACGAAAACGCTGGGGCACCAGTTGGAAAACCGCGCCGTTACCCGCGCCCAGACCGAGCATGGTGCAGACGAAAAGTGCCAGTGCCGCGTAGGAACTTGGCAGGTTGAAACCCACCGCCGCGATACAGACCGCCGCGACCGTGTACATGCCCAGCAATGTGCGGATACCACCAAAACGGTCAGCCAGCGCGCCGCCCAATGGACGCATCAGGCTGCCACCGAATACGCAGGCAGCGGTGTAGTAACCGGCGGTCACGGGGCTCAGGCCATATTGGTCGTTGAAGTAGCCGGGCAGGGCGCTGGCCAGGCCAATGAAGCCGCCGAAGGTCACGCTGTAGAAAAACATGAACCACCAGCTGTCGCGGTCGCCCAGGGCTTTGAAGTAGTCGGACACGGACTTGGCTTTTGGCCGTTCAGGCGCGTTTTTCGCCAGCCAGGCGAAGACGATGAGGGTCAGGATCAACGGGATCAGGGCGAAACCGAACACATTGCTCCAGCCGAAGGCCGCCGCCAGCACTGGGGCAATCAATGCCGCCAGCACAGTGCCCGAGTTACCGGCACCGGCGATGCCCATGGCTTTGCCTTGGTGCTGCGGTGGATACCATTGCGACGCCAACGGCAGGGCGACGGCGAAGGACGCGCCGGCCATGCCGAGGAACAGGCCCAGCACCAGCGCTTGCTCGTAGCTGTGAATGCCGAGTTTCCAGGCACCGAACAGGGCGCAGATAACAATCACCTGGCCGATCAGCCCGGCGGTTTTTGGCGACAGGCGATCAGCCAGCATGCCCATGATGAAACGCAGCACGGCACCGGCCAGAATCGGCGTGGCCACCACCATCCCGCGCTGTTGGGTGGTCAGGTGCAGGTCGGCGGCGATCTGCACCGCCAGCGGGCCGAGCAGGTACCAGACCATGAAGCTCAGGTCGAAATAGAGGAAGGCCGAGAACAATGTCGGGGTATGGCCGGATTTCCAGAAGCTTGAATTCATCGCGCACCTCAGCTGTAGGGAGTCTCGAGAAAGAGTCATGAGCTTGCAGGTGGGGCGCCGCATCGGCCGCACCACCGGCCCCGGTCTCTGGGGCCAAAAACTAAAAAACGCCGCCACCTGATTCGCCATGGGCAAATAAGGTGAGCGACGTCTTTGTCGTAGGTGGGGCAACCGCCGTTGGTTACCTGTAGTGATTACTTAGCGAGATTTGTGCCATGTTCAGGATGATCGTTTCCACGCGCAGCATCTGATCGTTCCCACGCTCCGCGTGGGAATGCATCTCGTGACGCTCTGCGTCACAGCTCGAAGCGGACGCAGAGCGTCCATGGCGGCATTCCCACGCGGAGCGTAGGAACGATCGGTTAGCCCAGCAACTCACTCATGGCAATGATCTGCTCCGCCACCTGAATCAGCTTCTGCTGCCGGCTCATGGCCTGGCGGCGCATGAGGGTGTAGGCCTCTTCCTCGTTGCACTCCTTCATTTTCATCAGCAGCCCTTTAGCCAGCTCGATGCGCTTGCGCTCGGCCAGTTGCTGATCCCGGGCGTTGAGCTGGGCGCGCAAGGCCTGGTCGCTTTCAAAGCGCGCCATCGCCACGTCGAGAATCGGCTGCAAGCGTTGTGCGTGAATGCCTTCGACGATGTAGGCACTGACGCCGGACTTGATCGCCTGACGCATCACGTCGGGGTCGTGTTCGTCGGTAAACATCACGATTGGCCGCGGTTGGTCGCGCGAGACCAGCACCACTTGCTCCATCACATCGCGGCTCGGTGACTCGGTATCGATCAGGATCACGTCCGGACGCACCGTTTCGACGCGTGCGGGCAGGTCAATGGTCAGGCCGGATTCATCGATGACTTCAAAACCGGCTTCGGTGAGGGCGGCTTTCAGGCGACCGACTTTCTTCGCCGTGTCGTTGATCAGCAGGATACGCAACATGTTCGCAGTCTCCTGTCAGCGGGTGGCAAATCGGTGCGAGCTGTCGCTCATGGCGTGCAACTTGAAACTGCGGGCGTAACCGGCCGGGTCGCTGCCGTCCCAGATTTTGCCGTCGATCAGTTGGCTGGCACGCATGGCCTGACCCTCGGCGGCAACACCGACCGCCGCGGCCGCCTCACGGTACAAGTCCAGTTGTTGGACCTGACGGGCCACGCCGAGGTAATCCGGGTCGTCACGCAACAAGCCCCAGCGGCGAAATTGAGTCATGAACCACATGCCGTCGGACAAGTACGGCAGGTTGACCTCGCCATCCCCATGGAAACGCAGGGCGTGCGGGTCCTGCCAGCGATTGCCCAGCCCATCGGCGTAATCACCCAGCAACCGTGGCTCGATGCAATCGAGCGGCGCATCGAGGTATTCCGGAGCGCTCAACAGCTTGGCGGTGCTGCGTCGGTTCTCGGTGCTTTCTTCAATGAAGCGGCTGGCCTCCAGAATCGCCATCACCAGTGCCCGCGCCGTGTTCGGGTATTGCTCGACAAAGGCGCGGGTGCAACCGAGGACTTTTTCCGGGTGATCGGGCCAGATCGTCTGGGTCGTCGCCAGGGTAAAGCCCAGGTTCTGCTTCACCGCACTGGCGGACCAGGGCTCGCCGACACAGAAACCATCGATGCGGCCCGCCTGCAGGTGCGCGACCATTTGTGGTGGCGGCACCACCACACTGTCGACGTCTTGCAACGGATGAATGCCCTGGCTCGCGAGCCAGTAATACAGCCACATGGCGTGGGTGCTTGTCGGGAAAGTCTGGGCGAAGGTCAGTTTTGGGCGACTTTGGTGCACGTGCCGATCCAATGCTTCAGGACTGGTCACGCCCAACGCTTGCAAGCCATGGGAGAGGTTGATGCTCTGACCGTTCTGATTCAGCCCCATCAACACCGCCATATCGGTGGCGGCTACACCGCCGATGCCCAGGTGTACGGCGTAGATCAGGCCATACAGGCTATGCGCGGCATCGAGTTCGCCGCTGACCAGTTTGTCCCGCAGGTTGGCCCAGGACGATTGGCGCTTGAGGTTCAGGGTCAGGCCGTAAGGCTGGGCGAAACCCTGCGTAGCCGCGACCACCACGGAGGCGCAGTCTGTCAGGGCCATGAAGCCGAGGTTGATTTCGGTCTTTTCCGGGGCATCGCTACCGTTGACCCAGGCGAGTGGGCCCGCTGTGGTTTCATTCATGACTAAAACACCTTCCAAAAAAAAACGTCGCCCGAGACCCTTGCGCGAGCAAAGCCTTGTGACGACGCCATTGTCCTTGCACTCATCCCGCCGTTGGCATGAGTGCTGATGCCTATGTCGGTGCAAGGCATATGCCATCGCCCCTTGATTTTGCCGCGTGCCTCGCTTGCGACCCCGATGCCCGGCTATAATCGCCGCCTCATTTCGCCGCCATTCGAGTCAAAGCCGCCCATGTACACCCTGGCCCGTCAGCTGTTGTTCAAACTTTCCCCGGAAACCTCCCACGATCTGTCCCTGGACCTGATCGGCGCGGGCGGGCGTTTGGGCCTCAACGGCTTGCTGTGCAAGGCTCCGGCGAGAATGCCGGTGAAGGTCATGGGCCTGGACTTCCCGAACCCGGTCGGTCTGGCGGCCGGCCTGGACAAGAATGGCGCGGCCATCGACGGCTTCGCGCAACTGGGTTTCGGGTTCGTTGAAATCGGCACCATTACCCCGCGCCCGCAGCCGGGCAACCCGAAACCACGGATTTTCCGTCTGCCGGAGGCCGAGGCGATCATCAACCGCATGGGTTTCAACAACCTCGGTGTCGATCACCTGTTGGCCCGTGTGGCAGCCGCCAAGTACAAGGGCGTGCTGGGCATCAACATCGGCAAGAACTTCGACACGCCGGTTGAGCGAGCGGTCGACGACTACCTGATCTGCCTGGACAAGGTCTACGCCCACGCCAGCTACGTGACGGTCAACGTCAGCTCGCCGAACACCCCGGGCCTGCGCAGCTTGCAGTTCGGCGACTCGCTCAAGCAGTTGCTGGCAGACCTGGCGACCCGTCGCGCGGAACTTGCATTGCGCCACGGTAAACACGTGCCGCTGGCGATCAAGATCGCACCGGACATGACCGATGAAGAAACCGCGCAGGTCGCGCAAGCATTGATCGAAACCGGGATGGACGCGGTGATCGCCACCAATACCACCCTGAGCCGCGTGGGCGTCGAAGGCCTGGAGCATGGCGAGGAGGCGGGCGGTCTGTCTGGCGCGCCGGTTCGCGAAAAAAGCACCCACACCGTTAAGGTACTGGCATCGGAACTCGCCGGTCGCTTGCCGATCATCGCCGTGGGCGGCATCACCGAAGGCAAGCACGCGGCTGAGAAAATCGCCGCGGGCGCGAGCCTGGTGCAGCTGTATTCCGGTTTCATCTACAAAGGCCCGGCGCTGATTCGCGAGTCCGTCGACGCCATCGCAGCGCTACGCTGACCTTACACAGCTCCTACAGGGATAGGTGAGCAGGCATAAAAAAGGGCACCTCGAAGGTGCCCCTGGGCCGGAGCCCGCCGCCCGGATGGGGCGTGCGTGGTTAAGTCATGCAGTAATCAGATTGTCGTGTCGGAGTGTTTGGCCCTGTAAATTAGCCGACGGCGTGAAGTTCGTTGAGTCTGTGGATTCCCGCAGTGCCGGTCATACCGTCCCAGTTGTCGCCGCGTCCTTCTCGCCAGCCGTTAATCCAGGCTTGGCGTACCGACGGTAGAGTAAATGGGCAAAGCTCACGGGATTTTCCACCAACGCCATATTGATATCCGCGCAAAAATGCTCTTTCCAACGGATCACGCTTAAGTCTTCTCATAGGGTGTTGCCCTCACTTGTTGACTGTATTTATCGCGTCGACCTCAATTGAGGTCTGGCAGAAAAAATCCTGCCGTTGGGGCTCGCTGCCGGCGTCGCGAGCCAAGGTATTGACGTCGTTGCGGCGTCAACCTGTATTGAGTTCTAACCAATGCGTCACACCGATGGAATGATCGTTTTGTCATAAGGACGTAACCATTAAGGTGGTATGGCCATAAGTAACACGATGTTTGCCCGTGTTTATTGACCAAACCCCGGTATGATCAGCCCCGCGCTGGATGATGGCGCCAATCCCTTGCTGAGAATGTCTCGCGTTGCCCGGAGGCATTATTCGACGAAGGGTCGGTTTATGACATTTTGTTGCATCAACTTTTTTATCTGCCTTTGCATCTAAGCTCTTTTAACCCGGGCTTGCAGGGGTGGGACGGCACACCTTCGTGCCACGCGGGCGCTCTTTTAGAAAAGCGCCTGATTGAAAACCGGGCCGGCAATGCGTTGCCGGTTCACTTAGCTAAAGGCTTTGAAATTCCAATGTCCGATCAATTCGAAATCTTCCTCACTTGCCCCAAAGGCCTTGAAGGCCTGCTCATCGAGGAAGCCGTCGGGCTTGGCCTTGAAGACGCGCGTGAGCACACCTCGGCTGTGCGCGGCATGGCCACCATGGAAACCGCTTATCGCCTGTGCCTGTGGTCGCGTCTGGCGAACCGGGTGCTGCTGGTGCTCAAGCGTTTCCCGATGAAGGACGCTGAAGACCTGTATCACGGCGTGCTCGACATCGAGTGGCAAGACCACATGCTCAACGACGGCACCCTGGCCGTCGAGTTCAGCGGCCATGGCTCGGGCATCGACAACACCCACTTCGGTGCCTTGAAAGTCAAAGACGCCATCGTCGACAAACTGCGCACCCCGCAAGGCGATCGTCCGTCCATCGACAAGCTCAACCCGGACCTGCGCATTCACCTGCGCCTGGACCGTGGCGAAGCCATTCTCTCGCTCGACCTGTCCGGCCACAGCCTGCACCAGCGCGGTTATCGCTTGCAGCAAGGCGCGGCGCCGCTTAAGGAAAACCTTGCGGCCGCGATCCTGATCCGCTCCGGCTGGCCACGCATTGCGGCCGAAGGCGGCGCACTGGCTGACCCGATGTGCGGTGTGGGTACGTTCCTGGTCGAAGCGGCCATGATCGCTGCCGACATGGCGCCGAACCTGCGTCGCGAGCAGTGGGGTTTTACCGCTTGGCTCGGTCACGTACCGGCACTGTGGAAAAAACTCCACGAAGAGGCCACCGAACGCGCCGCCGCCGGCCTGGCCAAGCCACCGCTGTGGATTCGCGGTTACGAAGCTGACCCGCGGCTGATTCAGCCGGGCCGCAACAACGTTGAGCGTGCGGGCCTGAGCGAGTGGATCAAGATCTACCAGGGCGAAGTCGCCACGTTCGAGCCACGTCCGGACCAGAACCAGAAAGGCCTGGTGATCTGCAACCCTCCATACGGCGAGCGTCTGGGCGACGAAGCAAGTCTGCTTTATCTCTACCAGAACCTCGGCGAGCGCCTGCGTCAGGCTTGCCTGAACTGGGAAGCGGCCGTCTTCACCGGCGCCCCGGAACTGGGCAAGCGCATGGGCATCCGCAGCTTCAAGCAGTATTCGTTCTGGAACGGCGCCTTGCCGTGCAAACTGTTGCTGATCAAGGTCACCCCGGACCAGTTCGTCACCGGCGAGCGTCGCACCCCGGAACAACGTCAGGTCGAGCGCGAGCAAGCTGAAGTCGAAGTCGCCGACAACGACGTGGCACCGGGCAAGTACGAGAAGTACAACAAGAACGGCAACCCGATCAAACCGGCCCCGGTGGTGATCGAGCAGCCGCGCTTGAGCGAAGGCGGGCAGATGTTTGCCAACCGCCTGCAAAAGAATCTCAAGGCGCTGGGCAAGTGGGTCAAGCGCGAAGGCATCGACTGCTATCGCGTCTACGATGCCGACATGCCGGAATATTCCATGGCCATCGACCTCTATCAGGATTGGGTCCACGTCCAGGAATACGCCGCGCCGAAATCCATCGACCCGGAAAAAGCCTCGGCGCGCATGTTCGATGCCCTGGCGGCCATTCCGCAGGCCTTGAACATCGACAAGAGCCGGGTAGTGGTCAAGCGCCGCGAGCGCCAAAGCGGCACCAAGCAGTACGAACGCCAAGCGGCGCAGGGCAAATTCGTCGAGGTCAACGAAGGCGGTGTGAAGTTGCTGGTCAACCTGACCGACTACCTCGACACCGGACTGTTCCTCGACCACCGCCCAATGCGCATGCGGATTCAGAAAGAGGCGGCCGGCAAGCGCTTCCTCAACCTGTATTGCTACACCGCGACCGCCAGTGTTCACGCGGCCAAGGGCGGCGCTCGCAGCACCACCAGCGTCGACCTGTCGAAAACCTACCTCGACTGGGCGCGTCGCAACCTGTCGCTGAACGGTTTCTCCGACAAGAACCGTCTGGAGCAGGGTGACGTGATGGCCTGGCTTGAGGCTTGTCGTGACGAGTACGACCTGATCTTTATCGATCCGCCGACGTTCTCCAACTCCAAGCGCATGGAAGGCATCTTCGACGTGCAGCGTGACCAGGTGCAATTGATCGACCTGGCCATGGCGCGCCTGGCGCCAGGCGGCGTGTTGTACTTCTCCAACAACTTCCGCAAATTCACGCTTGAGGAGAATCTCACCGAGCGTTATGCCGTCGAAGAAATCACCGCCCAGACCATCGATCCGGATTTCGCCCGTAACGGCAAGATCCACCGTGCCTGGAAAATCACGGCCCGTTGACGGTTAAGCCGATTGGATCCACAGAGCCTTGATTTTTAAAGGCTCTTTGGTTCTTTCAGTGCTGGTCAAATTAGTGGCTAATAGCTATAACTCAACGCATGGCCAATGGGCTTTCCCGCACATGGCGTTTTGAGTTGCGTCTATGTCGTTGCACGCCGTGCGCCCCAAGATCCTGGGTTTTATCAGCGAAGATGTCTCGGCCTGGCTGGTCGGGCTGCTGGTATTGCTCGTTGGCGGGATTCTCACCGGTTTGCTGGCCTGGTCGACGCTCAATCTGTTTCAGCATCAATTGCGGCAACGTTTCCAACTGCTCGCCAGCGAACGTTACAGCCGCATCGAAGAACGTTTCGAAGATCAGGAGCAACGCCTTGACGGGTTGCGCCGGTTCTTCGCCAATTCCGAGTCGGTCTCCCGCGAGGAGTTCGACGGCTACACCCATCCACTCTTGCAGCGCACGCAGGCGTACTCGTTCGCCGCACGGGTCACTCGCGCCGAACGGCCCGACTTCGAACGCCGGGTGCGCGACGAGGGGGTGAGTAACTTCACCATCCGCGAACTCAATGGCGACGGCCAACTGCAATTGGCGGCCGAACGGGATGAGTACGTGGCCGTGCTTTACAGTCAGACGCAAAGCCGGCTCGGTTCGCCGCTGGGTTACGACTTGTGGGCCCAGCCCTTGCGCCGCGATACGTTGGAGCGGGCCAACCAACTGGGGTCCATGGCGGTGTCGAAGCCGATGCATCTGGTCAGCATCGAACCGGCTTACGCACGTGGCGTGCTGTTGGTGGCGCCGGTGAAGCAGGCCAATGACCCGGCCGGGAAACCCTCCGGTTATGTCATGGCGGTGATCAGCATGCGTCAACTGCTGGCGGATGGGTTGCCCGAGGCCAGCCATGACTACCTTTCGGTGCGGATCCTCGATTTGTCCACCGATGATCAGCATGAAGTGCTTTATGAGTCCTCCAACACGCCAGCCACCAGCGAATTGTCCGCGACACGCTTGCTGCGCATGGCCGACCATGACTATCAAGTCGACATCTTGCCCAGCGAAGCCTTTCTGCAAGCCAACCATTCCTCGGTGAGCAGCCTGGTGGTGCTCGGCGGTTTGCTCAGTCTATTGCTCAGTGCGTTGCTCTATGTGTTGGTCAGTCAACGTCAACGTGCGCTGAGAATGGTCGAGCAGCGCACCCAGGAGTTGCACGCCCGTGAGCAGGAGTTGCGCGGCACCCATGGCCAGTTGCGCGGTGTGTTGAATGCGGCGACTCAGGTGGCGATCATCGCCACCGACTTGCGTGGTGTCATCAGCACCTTCAACGCCGGGGCCGAGCAAATGCTCGGCTACTCCAGTGCCGAAGTGGTGGGGCGCATGACCCTGGAAAACCTGCATTTCCCCCGCGAGCTGGTGGCACGCGCGGCCGAATTGAGTGCGTGCTATGGCAAGCCGATTCCGACCTGCCAGGCAATGCTGGTCGAAGGGGGCGAAGAAGGTGGCCACGAGGCGCGGGAGTGGACGTTAGTCCGCCAGGATGGCAGCCATTTGACGGTCAACATGCTCGCGACCCCTGTGCTCGACGAACAAGGCCTGTGGGTCGGTCATCTGGCTATTTGCATCGATATCACCGAACGCAAGCGCGTGCATGAGGCATTGGCCGCGCGGGACCTGCTGCTGAAAAAACTCAGCGCCCATGTGCCCGGTGGCATTTATCAATTCAAGATGGAATTCGACGGGCGCTTCAGCGTGATTTACGCCAGCGACGGTATTCGCGACATCTACGAACTCGAACCGGACGTGCTGTTGTTCGACGCCGAAGCGATCTTCACGCGGATTCATCCTCAGGACACGACCCGCGTGCGCGCCTCTATCCGGGCGTCGGCGGACACCCTTAGCCCATGGCGCGAGGAATACCGTGTGCTATTACCCAAGCGTGGGCTGCGTTGGGTGCGTGGCGAGGCGACTCCGGAAGAACTGCCCGGAGGCGGCGTGCTCTGGCATGGCTACATCTCGGACATTTCCGACCTGAAGCGGGTGGAGGAAGAGTTGCGGGCGCTGTCGATCACTGACTCCCTGACCGGGATCCACAACCGCCGCTACTTCCAAGAACGCCTGACCAACGAAATGTCCCGGGTCGAACGCGGTGGCGGCGAGTTGTCGGTGATCATGCTCGATATTGACCACTTCAAACGCATCAATGACCAGCATGGCCACGCGGTGGGCGATCGGGTGTTGCAGGTGGTGTGCGAACGCATCGGTCATCGCCTGCGTCGCACTGATGTGTTCTGTCGCCTGGGCGGCGAGGAGTTCATGGTGCTCTGCCCGGACATTGATGGCGAGCACGCGCATTTCCTGGCCTTGCAGCTATGGCAAGGGTTGCGCAGTTCACCGATCGCAGGCGTCGGCATCGTGACCGCGAGTTTCGGGATTGCCAGTTGGCGCGTCGGGGAGGGCGCGGATGCGCTGTTGTTGCGGGCGGATTCGGGTGTTTATGCGGCGAAGCAGGCGGGAAGGGATCGGGTACAGGAAGAGATTAAGTAAGCATTTATGCTGACCCTGTGGGAGCGGGCTTGCCCGCGATAGCGGTGGATCAGTCAATATGATTTCGACTGACACTCCCTCATCGCGGGCAAGCCCGCTCCCACATGGATCTCAAGTGTTTGGTGGAACAGGTCAGAGCACCGAAGCCGTTTCCGGCACTTTCGGCTGGCGATACAGGTCCAGCAACACCTGATCCAACACCGACGAAGCACCAAACGGCGCCTTGTCGTTGAGAATCGCCACTACCGCCCAGGTATTGCCGTTGACGTCGCGGCTGAAGCCGGAGATCGCGCGTACCGTGTTCAGGGTGCCAGTCTTGACGTGGGCTTCGCCGCGCATGGCGGTGGTCTTCAGGCGTTTGCGCATGGTGCCGTCAGTGCCGGCAATCGGCATCGAACTGATGAACTCGGCGGCGTACGGGCTGCGCCATGCGGCTTGCAGCATTGCCGCCATTTCACGCGCGCTCACCCGTTCGGCACGGGACAGGCCGGAACCGTTCTCCATCACCAGGTGCGGCGCGGTGATGCCTTTCTTCGCCAGCCACTGACGCACCACACGCTGGGCAGCCTTGGCGTCGTCGCCGTCAGCATCGGTGCGGAATTTCTGGCCCAGGCTCAGGAACAACTGCTGGGCCATGGTGTTGTTGCTGTATTTATTGATGTCGCGAATGATTTCCGCCAGGTCCGGCGAGTAAGCCCGCGCCAGTACCTTGGCGTTGCTTGGCGTCGGGGCCAGGCGATCCTTGCCCTGGATGCTGCCGCCCAGTTCTTTCCAGATCGCACGCACCGCGCCAGCGGTATACGTGGCGTGGTCGAGCAGCGACAGGTAAGTCTGCGAACTGCAGCCATCGCCCAACTGACCGCCGACCGTCACGGTCACGCTGCCATCGGCCTGGGTCACCGGGTTGTAGCGCACGCCACCGGTGCATTGCTTGGAATTGACGGCTTTGACCTGGTTTTCAATGTTGATGGTGGCGATCGGCGGTTCCACTGATATCAGCACCCGGCCATTGTCGTTGCGTGCCACGAAGCGCAGGGCCTTGAGGTTGACCATCAACGAGTCTGGCTTGACCAGGAACGGCTTGTTCTCGTCATTGCCGTCATCGTTGAATTCGGGCAATTGCGGTTGGACGAAGAAGCTGCGGTCCAGCACCAGGTCGCCGGTGATTTGCGTCACGCCGTTGGCGCGCAGGTCACGCATCAGCAACCAGAGTTTTTCCATGTTCAGTTTCGGATCGCCGCCACCCTTGAGGTAGAGGTTGCCGTTGAGGATGCCACCGCTCAAGGTGCCGTCGGTGTAGAACTCGGTTTTCCACTGATGGTTCGGGCCGAGCATTTCCAGCGCGGCGTAGGTGGTGACCAGCTTCATGGTCGACGCCGGGTTGACCGAAACGTCAGCGTTGAAAATGGTTGGAGTGCCGGGACCGTTCAGCGGAATCATCACCAGCGACAGGGCGGTGTCCGGCAGTTTGCTGGCCTTGAGGGCTTTTTCGACGTTGGGCGACAGGCCGGTGTTGATGGAAGCGGCGGAAACGGAGAAGGCCAGGGGAAGAAGGAAACCGGCCAGCAGCAATGGACGCAAAGACTTGATCATGTGAAATAAAACCCTACAGCCGAGGGGAAAAAAGACGAGGGCATGGAGACAAAAATCCCTCAGTGGTCATGAAAGTGTCGGCATTATGCCCCAAGGTGTAACCGCTTGTGCCGTGCCAGACCTCTCTGATTTGCTATTTTTTTACCGGCGGTAGGCGTCACGCCGCCGAGAGTCGGGCAATCAGCGGCTGAAACTGCTAAAGTGCCGCCCGTTATTACTTATGAGGATTGTTCCAATGGCGACTAACCGTTCCCAGCGTCTGCGCAAAAAACTGTGCGTCGATGAATTTCAAGTTTTGCTAATTTGCGCGTAATCCTCAAAATCTTGCCAAAAATGTACCCAGCCTTCCGCATCGCTTTTTGATCCTTCAGCGGACGGTCTTCCCGCTTAAAATTCCTCGCCCGTATATGTAACTTCACTCTCCATTGGTGCCATGCTGGCGGCCAAACTGCGAAGCCCTGCGGAAGCTAGCTCGCTGCTTAGCACTGCACTCGATCTCCTCGACTCTCTCAATGACTACCCGGTTCTAGGCCTTTCATATCATCAGCAGCTAATGAAGAGCGTGCAGTCTGCAGGCGATTTGGGAGTGAGGTCAGAAGGTTATGAAGATAAGTACTTTTGAAATCAGTAAGTTAATTGTCACGGGGCACTGATTTCGCCTGCAGGAAAAAGCTAAGAGAAGGCAAGAGAGTTGTTTTGTAGATCCCTATCTAGACCAGGTCTTTAATACGATGCTGTATTGGTCGTAGTGGAAAGGAAGAGAGCAAGGCAGACTTCGTATTGCACCCCAAGAAAAAAGGTTCTTCACGGATTACCGGGAAAGACGCTCTTGATCTTCATGAAAAAGAACTCACTGTCCCGGTAACCGTACGCCATCCGCTTGATGACCTTTATTCGATTGTTTATGCCTTCCAGCTGCCCCGTGTGCATCGGCCAGCGAACCCGACTCACGATGCCCCACCAGTAAGCCTTTAGTCGTTTAGCGAACTGGATCAGCGCTGGTATTTCGCTTTTATGAGCATGGCGCAGCCATTGTTTTCATGCGGATCGCCAGCCCCAGGCGGTGCCTGGCGCCCAAAGCGCTTTAAGTTCAGCCTTCATCAAATAGACCGTCATCAACGCTTGGTTGGCCGCCAGCAGATCCTCCAAACGCACCTGTTGCTCCGGCGTTTTCAGGTTCTGCGGGTTGCGCAGCAACAGCCATCGCGCTTGCTTGATGACCTTTCGGGCCGGTTTGTCATGACGCAGTCGATTGGCTTCGTCGACGCGGACTCGATCAATCACCTCTCGCCCATATTTGGCCACCACATGGAAAAGGTCGTACACCACTCGCGCTTTGGGGCAGTGCTGACGAACCTCCAGGTCAAAAGCGGTGTTCATGTCCATCGCCACTGCTT
This genomic window contains:
- a CDS encoding quinone-dependent dihydroorotate dehydrogenase encodes the protein MYTLARQLLFKLSPETSHDLSLDLIGAGGRLGLNGLLCKAPARMPVKVMGLDFPNPVGLAAGLDKNGAAIDGFAQLGFGFVEIGTITPRPQPGNPKPRIFRLPEAEAIINRMGFNNLGVDHLLARVAAAKYKGVLGINIGKNFDTPVERAVDDYLICLDKVYAHASYVTVNVSSPNTPGLRSLQFGDSLKQLLADLATRRAELALRHGKHVPLAIKIAPDMTDEETAQVAQALIETGMDAVIATNTTLSRVGVEGLEHGEEAGGLSGAPVREKSTHTVKVLASELAGRLPIIAVGGITEGKHAAEKIAAGASLVQLYSGFIYKGPALIRESVDAIAALR
- the rmf gene encoding ribosome modulation factor → MRRLKRDPLERAFLRGYQYGVGGKSRELCPFTLPSVRQAWINGWREGRGDNWDGMTGTAGIHRLNELHAVG
- a CDS encoding nitrate/nitrite transporter yields the protein MNSSFWKSGHTPTLFSAFLYFDLSFMVWYLLGPLAVQIAADLHLTTQQRGMVVATPILAGAVLRFIMGMLADRLSPKTAGLIGQVIVICALFGAWKLGIHSYEQALVLGLFLGMAGASFAVALPLASQWYPPQHQGKAMGIAGAGNSGTVLAALIAPVLAAAFGWSNVFGFALIPLILTLIVFAWLAKNAPERPKAKSVSDYFKALGDRDSWWFMFFYSVTFGGFIGLASALPGYFNDQYGLSPVTAGYYTAACVFGGSLMRPLGGALADRFGGIRTLLGMYTVAAVCIAAVGFNLPSSYAALALFVCTMLGLGAGNGAVFQLVPQRFRREIGVMTGLIGMAGGIGGFALAAGMGAIKQSTGSYQLALWLFASLGVLAWFGLHGVKRRWRTTWGSAAVTAARV
- a CDS encoding ANTAR domain-containing response regulator codes for the protein MLRILLINDTAKKVGRLKAALTEAGFEVIDESGLTIDLPARVETVRPDVILIDTESPSRDVMEQVVLVSRDQPRPIVMFTDEHDPDVMRQAIKSGVSAYIVEGIHAQRLQPILDVAMARFESDQALRAQLNARDQQLAERKRIELAKGLLMKMKECNEEEAYTLMRRQAMSRQQKLIQVAEQIIAMSELLG
- a CDS encoding CmpA/NrtA family ABC transporter substrate-binding protein, whose product is MNETTAGPLAWVNGSDAPEKTEINLGFMALTDCASVVVAATQGFAQPYGLTLNLKRQSSWANLRDKLVSGELDAAHSLYGLIYAVHLGIGGVAATDMAVLMGLNQNGQSINLSHGLQALGVTSPEALDRHVHQSRPKLTFAQTFPTSTHAMWLYYWLASQGIHPLQDVDSVVVPPPQMVAHLQAGRIDGFCVGEPWSASAVKQNLGFTLATTQTIWPDHPEKVLGCTRAFVEQYPNTARALVMAILEASRFIEESTENRRSTAKLLSAPEYLDAPLDCIEPRLLGDYADGLGNRWQDPHALRFHGDGEVNLPYLSDGMWFMTQFRRWGLLRDDPDYLGVARQVQQLDLYREAAAAVGVAAEGQAMRASQLIDGKIWDGSDPAGYARSFKLHAMSDSSHRFATR